The following are from one region of the Methyloversatilis discipulorum genome:
- a CDS encoding DsbC family protein produces MSIKHTAALLCALAASTAWAGPEDTIKAAVESTLGAGAKVEGVTKTPYLGLYEVRVGGEILYTDEKANYLILGEILDAKTRQNITQARVNQLSAINFAELPLDVAIKQVRGNGKRVIATFEDPNCGYCKKLAKELLTLNDVTVYTFLTPVLGPDSQKKSEAIWCAGDRQKAWSDWMTANVAPAAATAACDTAGLQKSVALGEKYRVRGTPTIFLSNGERIPGYVPVAQLEKRMAGVK; encoded by the coding sequence ATGTCCATCAAGCACACCGCAGCGCTGCTGTGCGCACTGGCTGCATCAACCGCCTGGGCGGGGCCGGAAGACACGATCAAGGCCGCAGTCGAGTCTACGCTGGGCGCCGGTGCCAAGGTCGAAGGCGTGACCAAGACGCCGTATCTGGGTCTGTATGAAGTGCGCGTCGGCGGAGAAATTCTCTACACCGACGAGAAGGCCAACTACCTCATCCTCGGCGAAATCCTCGACGCGAAGACGCGCCAGAACATCACCCAGGCCCGCGTGAACCAGCTGTCGGCGATCAACTTCGCCGAGCTGCCGCTGGACGTCGCGATCAAGCAGGTGCGCGGCAACGGCAAGCGCGTCATCGCCACTTTCGAAGACCCGAACTGCGGCTACTGCAAGAAGCTGGCGAAGGAACTGCTGACGCTGAACGACGTGACCGTCTACACCTTCCTGACGCCGGTGCTCGGCCCGGATTCGCAGAAGAAGTCGGAAGCGATCTGGTGTGCCGGTGACCGCCAGAAGGCGTGGAGCGACTGGATGACGGCCAATGTCGCGCCGGCCGCCGCAACGGCCGCGTGTGACACCGCCGGTCTGCAGAAGTCGGTTGCGCTGGGTGAAAAGTATCGCGTGCGCGGCACGCCGACCATCTTCCTCAG
- a CDS encoding UbiH/UbiF family hydroxylase: MQRDLEFDVVVVGAGLPGLALCAALRRSQLSVALVEGRMPEWPVGGWDARVYAVSPSSARFLDAVGAWAHLDSGRLQPMTRIEVFGDRGARLDFSAFDVGVGELAWIAESSLIARELWEGVKRQANVTLLCPARPLSLTVADGRSRLALEDGRVLDAALVVGADGVNSWVRAQSGLEARFTDYEELGVVANFRCEKPHLGTAWQWFRPDGVLAFLPLPDQHMSMVWSAPEATARELLQYDAATLATQVAAAGDHVLGALEVVTPAAGFPLRLMQVPKVVAPGVALVGDAAHAIHPLSGHGVNLGFADVRVLAEVLAGADRSVLGDVRLLRRYERKRAEEVNAMQLTTHALHELFRPRWPALSWLRNSGLNLTRRLPVVRNALVRYALG; the protein is encoded by the coding sequence ATGCAGCGGGACCTTGAATTCGATGTCGTGGTGGTGGGCGCCGGCCTGCCCGGACTCGCGCTGTGCGCGGCCTTGCGCCGTTCGCAGCTTTCGGTGGCACTGGTCGAGGGGCGCATGCCCGAGTGGCCGGTCGGTGGCTGGGATGCGCGGGTGTATGCGGTCAGCCCGTCGAGCGCGCGCTTTCTTGATGCGGTCGGCGCCTGGGCGCATCTGGACAGCGGTCGCCTGCAGCCGATGACGCGCATCGAGGTGTTCGGCGACCGCGGAGCGCGGCTCGACTTTTCCGCCTTCGACGTCGGGGTCGGCGAACTGGCGTGGATCGCCGAATCCAGCCTGATCGCCCGCGAACTGTGGGAAGGCGTCAAGCGGCAGGCCAACGTGACCCTGCTGTGTCCGGCGCGGCCGCTGTCGCTGACCGTTGCCGACGGTCGCTCGCGGCTGGCGCTGGAGGATGGCCGGGTACTCGACGCCGCGCTGGTGGTCGGGGCCGATGGCGTCAATTCCTGGGTGCGCGCGCAATCGGGGCTGGAGGCGCGCTTCACCGATTACGAGGAACTGGGCGTCGTCGCCAACTTCCGCTGCGAGAAACCGCATCTGGGCACCGCCTGGCAGTGGTTCAGGCCTGACGGCGTGCTCGCCTTCCTGCCGCTGCCCGATCAGCACATGTCCATGGTGTGGTCCGCGCCGGAAGCGACCGCGCGCGAATTGCTGCAATACGACGCCGCTACGCTGGCAACACAGGTAGCCGCTGCCGGCGATCACGTGCTCGGTGCGCTCGAAGTGGTGACGCCGGCAGCCGGGTTTCCGCTGCGGCTGATGCAGGTGCCCAAGGTGGTCGCGCCCGGCGTGGCGCTGGTCGGCGACGCGGCGCATGCGATCCATCCGCTGTCCGGTCACGGCGTCAATCTGGGGTTTGCCGATGTGCGCGTGCTGGCCGAAGTGCTGGCCGGCGCCGACCGCAGCGTGCTCGGCGACGTGCGGCTGCTGCGCCGTTACGAACGCAAGCGGGCGGAAGAGGTGAATGCGATGCAGCTCACCACGCACGCGCTGCACGAGCTGTTCCGGCCGCGGTGGCCGGCGCTGTCCTGGCTACGCAACAGCGGACTGAACCTGACCCGGCGCCTGCCTGTCGTAAGGAATGCGCTGGTACGCTACGCACTCGGCTGA
- a CDS encoding chemotaxis protein CheW, with the protein MYCPQSLLPHMRSVLACERELSELRFTWRLIETTAKMVCPAEAKTILPAMASTREAFGRLETELVRALAAENVNKVVLQMRARARAVVDVVVRNLYERTADVGFLATDDDIRSFLRAGANGRERLEARLHEYIRKYSVYDAIFVLDLRGEVRAAIGASAEAMAGDPSLLERALAAPGYIEHFGRCALLPGRERALVYARRIDDTDGRALGVLCLSFRFDDEMAGIFRTFRRPRDRAVMLLLDAGGHVIASSDPDHVPLGRTPEAATGAGGALIDFGGREYIACTCEATGYQGYAGPGWRGHVMVPAESAFREEAVALQGAGAQSSGLNCGELAAIEAQAGAIKDALNRVVWNGQVMAGGRRGDSLKLKSMLQQISETGERMRAVFSRALAALSDTIMSSTLQDLQFVSRLMMDVMDRNLYERANDCRWWALAPALREALASGRGGPSLGALLDDINRLYTVYDRLFVYGADGRIVASSTLSGAADDTIGRQVDGRVVDAVNRLTSTQSYAVSPFEASPLHRDAPTYIYHAAIRAPADDTRVVGGIGIVFESAREFRAMLSELLPARDGVWAAFCERDGRIVASTRPDLAPGSRLDLGELAVGLDAGASRHALIDFDGVRHMAGVALSAGYREYKTTGDYRNDLVAVVALALPEASATARDTDAGPGETESGVRPGEGEEFAVFRLDDRHLAVSAARVLEAADIDRVRRIGSGEGLVAGVLPLDDAGGLEHVPVVNLRVFFDLPRADGRGHVVVTHCARGRLGLVVDDLISVTECGPNDIRPVPEMVAGRFRWLDRLIITGRDRPLVSALDLDALYDMLRDQVRGELSDADCMLQDEVLSA; encoded by the coding sequence ATGTACTGTCCGCAATCCTTGCTTCCACACATGCGCAGCGTGCTCGCCTGCGAGCGCGAACTGTCCGAACTGCGCTTCACCTGGCGACTGATAGAGACCACGGCCAAGATGGTCTGCCCGGCCGAGGCCAAGACCATCCTGCCGGCCATGGCCAGCACCCGCGAGGCCTTCGGGCGGCTGGAAACCGAACTGGTTCGCGCGCTGGCTGCCGAGAACGTCAACAAGGTGGTGCTGCAGATGCGCGCACGGGCGCGCGCGGTCGTCGATGTGGTGGTGCGCAATCTGTATGAGCGCACGGCCGACGTTGGCTTTCTCGCGACCGACGACGACATCCGCAGTTTCCTTCGCGCCGGCGCGAACGGCCGTGAGCGGCTGGAGGCACGTCTGCACGAGTACATCCGCAAGTACTCGGTGTACGACGCCATCTTCGTGCTCGATCTGCGCGGTGAGGTACGTGCTGCCATCGGCGCGTCGGCCGAAGCGATGGCCGGCGATCCGTCGCTGCTCGAACGCGCGCTCGCGGCACCGGGTTACATCGAACACTTCGGGCGCTGCGCGCTGCTGCCGGGACGCGAGCGCGCGCTGGTGTACGCGCGACGCATCGACGACACCGACGGGCGGGCGCTGGGCGTGCTTTGTCTGTCCTTCCGCTTCGACGACGAAATGGCCGGCATCTTCCGTACCTTCCGTCGCCCGCGCGATCGGGCGGTCATGCTGCTGCTCGATGCCGGCGGACACGTCATTGCCAGCAGCGATCCCGACCACGTGCCGCTGGGCCGCACACCGGAGGCCGCGACCGGCGCCGGCGGTGCGCTGATCGACTTCGGCGGTCGCGAGTACATCGCCTGCACCTGCGAGGCGACTGGCTACCAGGGCTACGCGGGCCCTGGCTGGCGCGGTCATGTCATGGTGCCGGCCGAATCGGCCTTTCGCGAAGAGGCGGTCGCGCTGCAAGGGGCGGGGGCACAGTCGTCCGGCCTGAACTGCGGCGAACTGGCAGCCATCGAGGCGCAGGCGGGGGCGATCAAGGACGCGCTGAACCGGGTCGTCTGGAATGGACAGGTGATGGCTGGCGGGCGTCGTGGAGATTCGCTGAAGCTGAAGTCCATGCTGCAGCAGATCAGCGAAACCGGCGAGCGCATGCGCGCAGTGTTCTCGCGTGCGCTGGCTGCGCTGTCCGACACCATCATGTCCTCGACGCTGCAGGATCTGCAGTTCGTGTCGCGGCTGATGATGGACGTGATGGACCGCAATCTGTACGAGCGCGCCAACGACTGCCGCTGGTGGGCGCTGGCGCCGGCCTTGCGCGAGGCGCTCGCCAGCGGTCGCGGCGGCCCATCGCTCGGCGCACTGCTCGACGACATCAACCGGCTCTACACGGTGTATGACCGGCTCTTCGTATATGGCGCGGACGGGCGCATCGTCGCGTCCAGCACGCTGTCCGGCGCGGCGGACGACACCATCGGCCGGCAGGTCGACGGCCGTGTCGTCGATGCGGTGAACCGGCTGACCAGCACGCAGAGCTATGCCGTGTCGCCGTTCGAGGCCAGTCCGCTGCATCGCGACGCGCCGACCTACATCTACCACGCGGCCATCCGCGCGCCAGCCGACGACACGCGCGTGGTCGGCGGCATCGGCATCGTGTTCGAATCGGCGCGCGAGTTCAGGGCCATGCTGAGTGAACTGCTGCCGGCGCGCGACGGCGTGTGGGCCGCTTTCTGCGAGCGCGATGGCCGCATCGTCGCCAGCACGCGACCGGATCTCGCGCCGGGAAGCCGGCTGGATCTGGGCGAGCTCGCGGTCGGTCTAGACGCCGGCGCCAGTCGCCACGCGCTGATCGATTTCGATGGCGTGCGCCATATGGCCGGTGTCGCGCTGTCGGCTGGCTATCGCGAATACAAGACGACCGGTGATTACCGTAACGATCTGGTCGCCGTCGTCGCTCTGGCGCTGCCGGAGGCCTCCGCGACCGCCCGCGACACGGACGCCGGCCCGGGTGAAACGGAAAGCGGCGTCCGCCCCGGCGAGGGTGAAGAGTTCGCGGTGTTCCGCCTCGACGACCGGCATCTCGCGGTGAGTGCGGCCCGGGTGCTGGAGGCCGCCGACATCGATCGCGTGCGCCGGATCGGCAGTGGCGAAGGACTGGTGGCCGGCGTGCTGCCGCTCGACGATGCGGGCGGGCTGGAACACGTGCCGGTGGTCAATCTGCGGGTGTTCTTCGACCTGCCGCGCGCAGACGGCCGCGGTCACGTCGTCGTCACGCACTGTGCGCGTGGTCGCCTCGGGCTGGTGGTGGACGATCTGATCAGCGTGACCGAGTGCGGTCCGAACGACATCCGGCCGGTTCCCGAGATGGTCGCCGGGCGCTTCCGCTGGCTCGACCGTCTCATTATCACCGGCCGCGACCGCCCGCTGGTGTCCGCACTCGACCTCGACGCGCTCTACGACATGCTGCGCGACCAGGTCCGTGGCGAGCTGTCGGACGCCGACTGCATGCTGCAGGACGAAGTGCTGAGCGCCTGA
- a CDS encoding PepSY domain-containing protein: MKSAHLLATLLITAGIAAPAFAEHHMPKTSAGLEKCMKAALKAKSGQIVKVELKKEAGEGYIYEFDIETPDGKAWDVECSGKSGKVVEVEEEVTKDHPKFAGAKVNEAAAREIALKKVPGEIVEVEYEIEPDGKGSYEFDIKTADGKEVKLEVDTESGEVVSQSDEKWQIGKE; encoded by the coding sequence ATGAAGAGCGCTCACCTGCTGGCTACCCTGCTCATCACTGCGGGCATCGCCGCCCCCGCATTCGCGGAACATCACATGCCGAAGACCTCGGCAGGCCTCGAAAAGTGCATGAAGGCGGCACTGAAGGCCAAGTCCGGCCAGATCGTCAAGGTCGAACTGAAGAAGGAAGCCGGCGAAGGTTACATCTACGAATTCGATATCGAGACGCCCGATGGCAAGGCCTGGGATGTCGAGTGCTCCGGCAAGTCGGGCAAGGTGGTCGAGGTCGAGGAAGAAGTGACCAAGGATCACCCGAAGTTCGCCGGCGCCAAGGTGAACGAGGCTGCGGCACGTGAGATCGCGCTGAAGAAGGTGCCGGGCGAAATCGTCGAGGTCGAGTACGAAATCGAACCGGACGGCAAGGGTTCTTACGAGTTCGACATCAAGACTGCCGACGGCAAGGAAGTGAAGCTTGAAGTCGATACCGAATCCGGCGAAGTGGTGTCGCAGTCGGACGAGAAGTGGCAGATCGGCAAGGAGTGA
- the uvrA gene encoding excinuclease ABC subunit UvrA: MSRKSYRPVAAAPEAAIRLRGVRQNNLKNLDVDFPLGKLTVVTGVSGSGKSSLVFDTLYAEGQRRYVETFSPYARQFLDRMDAPQVDRIEGVPPAIAIDQTNQVRTSRSTVGTMTELNDHLKLLFARVATLHCRCCGKPVQADSADRIAHRIAERAAAAGDPRLAVTAPVTVPDNFTDAEVQGWLERQGYTRIHAREGNVLQVVQDRFRAGNAGESRIAEAVEAALKLGHGRMHVQLLDSEGGERWAFSNTLHCADCDIAYSPAMPATFSFNSPIGACETCRGFGRVIGIDFGLVIPDGRKTLRGGAVKPWQTESYNECQTDLEKLAPKYGVPLDVPFNELSPEHRQWVLEGDPKWKSWQKSWPGTWYGVRHFFEWLETKAYKMHIRVLLSRYRAYTPCPACGGSRLKPDAALWKIEGQSIHDLMRWPVVKLRAMMDALVLPPPLDSATEELMAEIRTRLGYLCTVGLGYLNLDRQSRTLSGGEVQRINLTTALGTSLVNTLFVLDEPSIGLHPRDMERVIGVMQRLKDAGNTLVVVEHDPQIMRHADRLLDIGPGAGTRGGHIVFDGAPAAMAGADTLTADYLAGRRKVDAALGSRRAVDAVTPRLLLRGARAHNLKNVDIAIPLGRLVAVTGVSGSGKSTLIQDVLHPALLKHYGRPTEAAGEHDALEGLEHIADVVMVDQSPIGKSARSNPVTHVGAFDPMRELFALQAEAKQRGYTAGTFSFNAGKGRCPTCGGTGFEHVEMQFLSDVYLRCPDCDGSRYRAEVREIRLDGRSISEVLAMTVRDARDWLSELATHERTLKRHVDAAVNGLQALIDVGLDYVTLGQPVPTLSGGEAQRLKLAGFLAEAANVKGAKGAKKGSAEGGKLFLLDEPTTGLHFDDIARLLGAFAKLLDAGHTVLVIEHNLDVIAAADWLIDLGPEAGEDGGQLVFEGTPAQIIGCAASHTGRALAEYRLADTFSQAAHEVAPVEQQDAAHSALRARAANSIVVHRAREHNLKNIEVDIPRERFTVVTGVSGSGKSTLAFDIVFGEGQRRYLESLNAYARQFVQPESKPDVDGVFGIPPAVAIAQRTSRGGRKSTVATQTEIYHFLRLMYVKLGVQHCPDCGCAIAPQSEDAMVARILRERRGQHIGLLAPLVINRKGYYTELARWAKSHGHTHLRVDGEFLPTSPWPRLDRFKEHTIELPIRDFVVNERDERTLRDAVRQALEHGKGVLHLMSPLDRLGQPDAPLPTVEVYSTQRACPSCGTGFAELDPRLFSFNSKHGWCPKCMGTGLKLQGFDAEQTGEEATWNEWQEGEPEECPACHGERLNPVARNVKLFGQSIAQLSAQPVSALQTAIAGWSLEGREGEIARDVIAELNSRLHFLSEVGLGYLSLDRAAPTLSGGEAQRIRLAAQLGSNLRGVCYVLDEPTIGLHPRDNQVLLDTLVKLRDKGNTLLVVEHDEDTILRADHVIDLGPGAGRLGGEVIAEGHASDLAKQPESITGRFLARPLDHSFRARRPVTDDTPSLLVRGATLHNLKGMDVQVPLGRLVVMTGVSGSGKSSLARDVLRDGVAARLNDPKATLTGCADIEGWGALGRVLEVDQTPIGKTPRSCPATYIGFWDQIRKLYADTQDARERGFTAARFSFNTGPGRCTVCEGQGLRQIEMSFLPDVRVLCEACNGARFNLETRAVIWRGKSIADVLAMSVDEAVEFFAAHRKLADTLKLMQEVGLGYLTLGQHSPTLSGGEAQRMKLVTELAKSPADASDPANARRGRGNPHTLYVLDEPTTGLHMADIAKLIGVLHRLVDAGHSVVVIEHDLDLMAEADWIIDLGPEGGDGGGRVVAAGAPADLLAHAATSHTARELARFRAARHR, encoded by the coding sequence GTGTCCCGCAAAAGCTATCGTCCCGTGGCCGCCGCGCCCGAAGCCGCCATCCGCCTGCGTGGCGTGCGGCAGAACAATCTGAAGAACCTCGACGTCGACTTTCCGCTCGGCAAGCTCACGGTCGTGACCGGCGTGTCCGGTTCCGGCAAGTCCTCGCTGGTGTTCGACACGCTGTATGCCGAAGGCCAGCGCCGCTACGTCGAAACCTTCTCGCCCTACGCGCGGCAGTTCCTCGACCGCATGGACGCGCCTCAGGTGGACCGCATCGAAGGCGTGCCGCCGGCCATCGCGATCGACCAGACCAACCAGGTGCGCACTTCGCGTTCGACGGTCGGCACGATGACCGAACTGAACGATCACCTGAAACTGCTGTTTGCCCGGGTGGCCACGCTGCACTGCCGCTGCTGCGGCAAGCCGGTGCAGGCCGACAGCGCCGACCGCATCGCACACCGGATCGCCGAACGTGCCGCAGCCGCCGGTGATCCGCGGCTGGCGGTGACCGCGCCGGTCACCGTGCCCGACAACTTCACCGACGCCGAAGTGCAGGGCTGGCTGGAGCGCCAGGGCTACACCCGCATCCACGCGCGCGAAGGCAATGTGCTGCAGGTCGTGCAGGACCGTTTCCGCGCCGGCAATGCCGGCGAATCGCGCATCGCCGAGGCGGTCGAGGCGGCGCTGAAGCTCGGTCACGGCCGCATGCACGTGCAGCTGCTGGACAGCGAGGGCGGCGAGCGCTGGGCCTTCTCGAACACGCTGCACTGCGCCGACTGCGACATCGCCTACAGCCCGGCCATGCCGGCCACCTTCTCGTTCAATTCGCCGATCGGCGCCTGCGAAACCTGCCGCGGTTTCGGCCGCGTCATCGGCATCGATTTCGGCCTGGTCATTCCGGACGGCCGCAAGACCTTGCGCGGCGGTGCGGTGAAGCCCTGGCAGACCGAGTCCTACAACGAGTGCCAGACCGACCTGGAAAAGCTGGCGCCGAAGTACGGTGTGCCGCTCGATGTACCGTTCAACGAGCTGTCGCCTGAACACCGCCAGTGGGTGCTCGAAGGCGACCCGAAATGGAAGAGCTGGCAGAAGTCCTGGCCGGGTACCTGGTATGGCGTGCGTCACTTCTTCGAGTGGCTGGAAACCAAGGCCTACAAGATGCACATCCGGGTGCTGCTGTCGCGCTACCGGGCCTATACGCCGTGCCCGGCCTGCGGCGGCAGCCGGCTCAAGCCGGACGCGGCGCTGTGGAAGATAGAAGGCCAGTCGATACATGACCTGATGCGTTGGCCGGTGGTGAAGCTGCGCGCGATGATGGACGCGCTGGTCCTGCCGCCGCCGCTGGATTCGGCCACCGAAGAACTGATGGCGGAAATCCGTACCCGGCTCGGCTATCTGTGCACGGTCGGCCTGGGCTATCTGAACCTCGACCGGCAGTCGCGCACGCTGTCCGGCGGCGAGGTGCAGCGCATCAACCTGACGACCGCGCTCGGCACGTCGCTGGTGAACACGCTGTTCGTGCTGGACGAGCCGTCGATCGGCCTGCACCCGCGCGACATGGAGCGGGTGATCGGCGTGATGCAGCGACTGAAGGACGCCGGCAACACGCTGGTGGTGGTCGAGCACGACCCGCAGATCATGCGTCACGCCGACCGCCTGCTCGACATCGGCCCGGGTGCCGGCACGCGCGGCGGGCACATCGTGTTCGACGGCGCGCCGGCCGCGATGGCCGGCGCCGACACGCTGACCGCCGACTACCTGGCTGGCCGCCGCAAGGTCGATGCCGCGCTCGGCAGCCGCCGGGCGGTCGATGCCGTCACGCCGCGCCTGCTGCTGCGCGGCGCGCGTGCGCACAACCTGAAGAACGTCGACATCGCCATCCCGCTCGGGCGGCTGGTCGCGGTGACCGGCGTGTCCGGCTCCGGCAAGTCCACGCTGATCCAGGACGTGCTGCACCCGGCGCTGCTGAAGCACTACGGCCGGCCGACCGAAGCGGCCGGCGAACACGACGCACTCGAAGGGCTGGAACATATCGCCGACGTGGTGATGGTGGACCAGTCGCCGATCGGCAAGAGCGCGCGCTCCAACCCGGTCACCCACGTCGGCGCTTTCGACCCGATGCGCGAACTGTTCGCGCTGCAGGCCGAGGCGAAGCAGCGCGGCTACACCGCCGGCACCTTCTCGTTCAACGCCGGCAAGGGCCGTTGCCCGACCTGCGGCGGCACCGGTTTCGAACACGTCGAAATGCAGTTCCTGTCCGACGTGTACCTGCGCTGCCCGGACTGCGACGGCAGCCGCTACCGCGCCGAAGTGCGTGAGATCCGGCTCGACGGGCGCAGCATTTCCGAGGTGCTGGCGATGACGGTGCGCGACGCGCGCGACTGGCTGTCCGAACTGGCCACGCACGAGCGCACGCTGAAGCGCCACGTCGACGCGGCGGTGAACGGCCTGCAGGCGCTGATCGACGTCGGTCTGGACTACGTGACACTGGGCCAGCCGGTGCCCACGCTGTCCGGCGGCGAGGCGCAGCGGCTGAAGCTGGCCGGCTTCCTGGCCGAGGCGGCGAACGTGAAAGGCGCCAAGGGCGCGAAGAAAGGTTCTGCAGAGGGCGGAAAGCTTTTCCTGCTTGATGAGCCGACCACCGGCCTGCACTTCGACGACATCGCACGCCTGCTCGGCGCCTTTGCCAAGCTGCTCGACGCCGGCCACACGGTGTTGGTGATCGAGCACAACCTCGACGTGATCGCGGCGGCCGACTGGCTGATCGACCTCGGTCCCGAGGCGGGCGAGGATGGCGGCCAGCTCGTGTTCGAAGGCACGCCGGCGCAGATCATCGGCTGCGCTGCATCGCATACCGGGCGCGCGCTGGCCGAGTACCGGCTGGCGGATACCTTCTCGCAGGCCGCGCACGAGGTGGCGCCGGTCGAGCAGCAGGACGCGGCGCACAGCGCATTGCGTGCCCGCGCCGCGAACAGCATCGTCGTGCACCGTGCACGCGAGCACAACCTGAAGAACATCGAGGTCGACATTCCGCGCGAGCGCTTCACCGTGGTGACCGGCGTGTCCGGCTCCGGCAAATCGACGCTCGCTTTCGACATCGTGTTCGGCGAGGGGCAGCGGCGCTACCTCGAGTCGCTGAACGCCTACGCACGCCAGTTCGTGCAGCCGGAGAGCAAGCCCGACGTCGACGGCGTGTTCGGCATTCCGCCGGCGGTGGCGATCGCGCAGCGCACCAGCCGCGGCGGTCGCAAGAGCACGGTGGCCACGCAGACCGAGATCTACCACTTCCTGCGCCTGATGTACGTGAAGCTGGGCGTGCAGCACTGCCCGGACTGCGGCTGTGCGATCGCGCCGCAGAGCGAGGACGCGATGGTGGCGCGCATCCTGCGCGAGCGGCGCGGCCAGCATATCGGCCTGCTGGCGCCACTGGTGATCAACCGCAAGGGCTACTACACCGAACTGGCGCGCTGGGCGAAGTCGCACGGTCATACCCATCTGCGGGTCGATGGCGAATTCCTGCCGACCTCGCCCTGGCCGCGGCTGGACCGCTTCAAGGAACACACGATAGAACTGCCGATCCGCGATTTCGTCGTGAACGAGCGTGACGAGCGCACGCTGCGCGACGCGGTGCGGCAGGCGCTGGAACACGGCAAGGGCGTGCTGCACCTGATGTCGCCGCTGGACCGCCTCGGTCAGCCGGACGCGCCGCTGCCGACCGTCGAGGTGTACTCGACCCAGCGCGCCTGCCCGAGCTGCGGTACCGGTTTCGCCGAGCTCGACCCGCGCCTGTTCTCGTTCAACTCCAAGCACGGCTGGTGTCCGAAGTGCATGGGCACCGGCCTCAAGCTGCAGGGTTTCGACGCCGAACAGACCGGCGAGGAAGCGACCTGGAACGAGTGGCAGGAAGGGGAACCGGAAGAATGTCCGGCCTGCCACGGCGAGCGGCTGAATCCGGTCGCGCGTAACGTGAAGCTGTTCGGCCAGTCCATCGCGCAGCTGAGTGCGCAGCCGGTGTCGGCGCTGCAGACCGCCATCGCCGGCTGGTCGCTCGAAGGCCGCGAGGGCGAGATCGCGCGCGACGTGATCGCGGAGCTGAACAGCCGGCTGCACTTCCTCAGCGAAGTGGGCCTCGGTTACCTGTCGCTGGACCGTGCGGCGCCCACGCTGTCCGGCGGCGAGGCGCAGCGCATCCGGCTGGCGGCCCAGCTCGGCTCGAATCTGCGCGGCGTCTGCTACGTGCTGGACGAACCGACCATAGGCCTGCATCCGCGCGACAACCAGGTACTGCTCGACACGCTGGTGAAGCTGCGCGACAAGGGCAACACGCTGCTGGTGGTCGAGCACGACGAGGACACGATCTTGCGCGCCGACCACGTGATCGACCTCGGCCCGGGCGCCGGCCGGCTCGGCGGCGAGGTGATCGCAGAAGGCCACGCCAGCGATCTGGCAAAGCAGCCGGAATCCATCACCGGCCGCTTCCTCGCCCGCCCGCTGGATCACAGTTTCAGGGCGCGTCGGCCGGTCACCGACGACACGCCGTCGCTGCTGGTGCGCGGCGCCACGCTGCACAACCTGAAGGGCATGGACGTGCAGGTGCCGCTCGGTCGGCTGGTGGTGATGACCGGTGTGTCCGGCTCCGGCAAGTCCTCACTTGCGCGCGACGTGCTGCGCGATGGCGTGGCTGCGCGGCTGAACGACCCCAAGGCCACACTGACCGGCTGCGCCGACATCGAAGGCTGGGGCGCGCTTGGCCGCGTGCTCGAAGTCGACCAGACGCCGATCGGCAAGACGCCGCGCTCCTGCCCGGCCACCTACATCGGCTTCTGGGACCAGATACGAAAGCTGTACGCCGACACCCAGGACGCGCGCGAACGCGGCTTCACCGCCGCGCGCTTCTCGTTCAACACCGGCCCAGGACGCTGCACGGTGTGCGAGGGGCAGGGCCTGCGGCAGATCGAAATGTCCTTCCTGCCGGACGTGCGCGTGCTGTGCGAGGCCTGCAACGGCGCGCGCTTCAACTTGGAAACGCGCGCGGTCATCTGGCGCGGCAAGAGCATTGCCGACGTGCTGGCGATGAGCGTGGACGAGGCAGTCGAATTCTTCGCTGCCCATCGCAAGCTCGCCGACACGCTGAAGCTGATGCAGGAGGTGGGGCTGGGCTATCTGACGCTGGGCCAGCACAGCCCGACGCTGTCCGGTGGCGAGGCGCAGCGCATGAAGCTGGTGACCGAACTGGCGAAGTCGCCGGCCGACGCCAGTGACCCCGCCAACGCGCGGCGCGGCCGCGGCAATCCGCACACGCTTTACGTGCTGGACGAGCCGACCACCGGCCTGCACATGGCCGACATCGCCAAGCTGATCGGCGTGCTGCACAGGCTGGTCGATGCCGGCCATTCGGTCGTGGTGATCGAGCACGACCTCGACCTGATGGCCGAGGCGGACTGGATCATCGATCTCGGCCCGGAAGGCGGCGACGGCGGCGGTCGCGTGGTGGCGGCCGGTGCGCCGGCCGATCTGCTGGCGCACGCTGCCACATCGCACACGGCTCGCGAACTGGCGCGTTTCCGCGCCGCGCGGCATCGCTGA